In one Corallococcus sp. EGB genomic region, the following are encoded:
- a CDS encoding MauE/DoxX family redox-associated membrane protein, translating to MNAVNLGCRLMLAIVFALAALGKARGRKPFEDFIQTLENFGLPRFLAGAPLAATLILAEAASALLLLVGMGAGYLLALLLLAGFTLGLAWVIRRGKKVACRCFGASNAPVSAAHLVRNGLLLAITAIGAVSHPAASGGLAVGMGVIAGTVGALAGLFVTRWDDLVFLFQGPQSLAALSRTRRD from the coding sequence TTGAACGCGGTCAATCTAGGCTGTCGACTGATGCTGGCCATCGTGTTCGCGCTCGCCGCGTTGGGAAAGGCGCGCGGGCGCAAACCCTTTGAAGATTTCATCCAGACACTGGAGAACTTTGGCCTTCCGCGCTTTCTGGCCGGGGCGCCGCTGGCGGCCACGTTGATCCTGGCGGAAGCCGCCTCCGCGCTGCTGCTCCTGGTGGGCATGGGGGCGGGGTACCTGCTGGCGCTGCTGCTGCTGGCGGGCTTCACGCTGGGGCTCGCGTGGGTGATTCGCCGGGGAAAGAAGGTCGCGTGCCGGTGCTTCGGCGCCAGCAACGCTCCCGTCAGCGCGGCGCACCTGGTTCGCAATGGGCTGTTGCTGGCCATCACGGCCATCGGAGCGGTGAGCCATCCGGCCGCCTCGGGTGGGCTGGCGGTGGGAATGGGCGTCATCGCGGGGACGGTCGGCGCCCTGGCGGGGCTCTTCGTCACGCGCTGGGATGATCTGGTGTTCTTGTTTCAAGGACCGCAGTCGCTGGCTGCGTTGTCGCGAACCCGACGAGACTGA